From a region of the Panicum virgatum strain AP13 chromosome 2K, P.virgatum_v5, whole genome shotgun sequence genome:
- the LOC120695669 gene encoding phospholipase D alpha 1-like, with translation MGSQEEGGAAAAAAADEVVYLHGVLEVTVFEAEHLHNAIHGRIMEATEKLQETLGVHCLQHSRLYVDVDVGAARVARTREVEFHPTTPAWNQSFRLHCAYPAAAVTFTVKNQHLVGAGVLGAGSVPAARVASGQPVECRLGLRGGEHGHETHTPSLRVRLHFLGVERDPSWGAGVRLPGFAGVTPAFFPERTGCRVTLYQNAHLTGAFDPGVRLAGGRAYRPARLWEDLYAAIRDARRLVYVSGWSVSTEITLVRDPGRMVPGAEGVTLGELLKRKADEGVAVLVMPWQDNTSVSFLGNAGLMRTHDEETRRFFEGTGVRCFLCPRNADASLTVVQHVQISAEFTHHQKTVTLDAATPGGGDGVRHVVSFIGGIDLCDGRYDDENHTLFRDLDTTYLHDFMQNNYKHACLRRGGPREPWHDVHCRLEGPAAWDVLANFEQRWKKQAPEGMRGCLLDLTPAALPDPAGLGDDAGGSWNVQVFRSIDDASVVGFPSDPAEAAALGLTSGKDVTVDRSIQAGYVEAIRRARRFVYIENQYFLGGCASWAEDQGAGCLNLVPVEIALKVAAMIRRGERFAAYVVTPMWPEGLPAGEAVQAILLWHRRTVEMMYGIVMDAIDGAGLRGQAHPCDYLNFFCLGNREAPLPGEYSPPETPEEGTDYWRAQVNRRGPIYVHAKLMIVDDEYVIVGSANLNERSLAGNRDSEIAQGSYQPAHLNGPCGRARGQVHGFRMSLWHEHFMARHAGDGDRAVFLEPESVECVRAVRRVAERLWGAYTQDRVEDLPGHLLPFPITVSEFGEVGDLPADGCFPDTRAPVRGRKAVKLPDILTT, from the exons ATGGGCTCTCAGGAAgaaggaggcgccgccgccgccgctgccgccgatgAGGTCGTCTACCTCCATGGCGTCCTGGAGGTGACGGTGTTCGAGGCCGAGCACCTCCACAACGCCATCCACGGCCGGATCATGGAG GCGacggagaagctgcaggagacccTGGGCGTGCACTGCCTCCAGCACAGCCGGCTCTACGTCGACGTGGacgtcggcgcggcgcgggtggCCCGCACCCGCGAGGTGGAGTTCCACCCCACCACCCCGGCCTGGAACCAGTCGTTCCGCCTGCACTGCGCCTACCCGGCCGCCGCGGTCACCTTCACGGTCAAGAACCAGCACCTCGTCGGCGCGGGCGTCCTCGGCGCCGGCTCCGTGCCCGCCGCGCGCGTCGCCTCGGGGCAGCCGGTCGAGTGCCGGCtcggcctccgcggcggcgagcacggccACGAGACGCACACCCCGAGCCTCCGCGTCCGCCTGCACTTCCTCGGCGTGGAGCGCGACCCGTCCTGGGGCGCCGGGGTCCGCCTCCCCGGGTTCGCCGGCGTCACGCCCGCCTTCTTCCCGGAGCGGACGGGGTGCCGCGTCACGCTGTACCAGAACGCGCACCTGACCGGCGCGTTCGACCCGGGGgtccgcctcgccggcgggcgCGCGTACCGGCCGGCGCGGCTGTGGGAGGACCTATACGCCGCCATCCGCGACGCGCGGCGGTTAGTGTACGTGTCCGGGTGGTCGGTGAGCACGGAGATCACGCTGGTACGCGACCCGGGGCGGATGGTCCCCGGCGCCGAGGGCGTCACGCTGGGCGAGCTGCTCAAGCGCAAGGCCGACGAGGGCGTGGCCGTGCTGGTGATGCCGTGGCAGGACAACACGTCCGTGtcgttcctcggcaacgccggcCTGATGCGGACGCACGACGAGGAGACCCGGCGGTTCTTCGAGGGCACCGGCGTGCGGTGCTTCCTCTGCCCGCGCAACGCCGACGCCTCCCTCACCGTGGTGCAGCACGTCCAGATCAGCGCCGAGTTCACGCACCACCAGAAGACCGTCACGCTCGACGCCGccacgcccggcggcggcgacggcgtgcgcCACGTCGTCAGCTTCATAGGCGGCATCGACCTCTGCGACGGCCGGTACGACGACGAGAACCACACGCTGTTCCGGGACCTCGACACGACGTACCTCCACGACTTCATGCAGAACAACTACAAGCACGCGTgcctgcgccgcggcggcccgcgggAGCCGTGGCACGACGTGCACTGCCGGCTGGAGGGCCCCGCGGCGTGGGACGTGCTCGCCAACTTCGAGCAGCGGTGGAAGAAGCAGGCGCCGGAGGGCATGCGCGGCTGCCTGCTGGACCtgacgccggcggcgctccccgaccccgccggcctcggcgacgacgccggcggGTCGTGGAACGTGCAGGTGTTCCGGTCCATCGACGACGCGTCCGTCGTGGGGTTCCCGTCCGACccggccgaggccgccgcgctgGGGCTGACGAGCGGCAAGGACGTGACGGTGGACCGGAGCATCCAGGCCGGGTACGTCGAGGCCatccggcgcgcgcggcggttcGTCTACATCGAGAACCAGTACTTCCTCGGCGGGTGCGCGTCGTGGGCGGAGGACCAGGGCGCCGGCTGCCTCAACCTGGTGCCCGTCGAGATCGCGCTCAAGGTGGCCGCCATGatccggcgcggcgagcggttCGCGGCGTACGTGGTGACGCCGATGTGGCCCGAGGGGCTGCCGGCGGGCGAGGCCGTGCAGGCCATCCTGCTCTGGCACAGGCGCACCGTGGAGATGATGTACGGCATCGTCATGGACGCCATCGACGGCGCCGGGCTGCGCGGCCAGGCGCACCCCTGCGACTACCTCAACTTCTTCTGCCTCGGGAACCGGGAGGCGCCGCTCCCCGGCGAGTACTCGCCGCCGGAGACGCCGGAGGAGGGCACGGACTATTGGCGCGCGCAGGTGAACCGCCGCGGTCCCATCTACGTGCACGCCAAGCTCATGATCG TGGACGACGAGTACGTCATCGTCGGCTCGGCCAACCTGAACGAGCGGTCGCTGGCCGGCAACCGGGACAGCGAGATCGCGCAGGGGAGCTACCAGCCGGCGCACCTGAACGGGCCgtgcgggcgcgcgcgggggcagGTGCACGGGTTCCGGATGTCGCTGTGGCACGAGCACTTCATGGCGCGCCACGCCGGCGATGGTGACCGGGCCGTGTTCCTGGAGCCCGAGAGCGTGGAGTGCGTGCGGGCGGTGCGGCGGGTGGCGGAGCGGCTGTGGGGCGCGTACACGCAGGACAGGGTGGAAGACCTGCCGGGCCACCTGCTCCCGTTCCCGATAACCGTGTCGGAGTTCGGCGAGGTGGGCGACCTGCCGGCGGACGGGTGCTTCCCGGACACGAGGGCGCCGGTGAGGGGCAGGAAAGCGGTGAAGCTTCCTGACATCCTGACCACATGA